The Mycolicibacterium mageritense genome contains a region encoding:
- a CDS encoding DUF5682 family protein encodes MTTHVLGVRHHGPGSARAVVSELDRIRPDIVVIEGPADANALTTDVDHTDMVPPVAIMAYAVDDPAVSAFWPFGGFSPEWQALQWAAHNRVPVRFCDLPAATVLAQRDERHESASFVRIDPIGALADAAGYDDPERWWDDVVESRTDGTGFDAITEAMRTVRELEPAEDDTIEHQREAHMRQVIRKAVKEFTTVVVVCGAWHAPALAGKLPAASADSALLRGLPKVKCATVWVPWTHSRLAAASGYGAGVRSPGWYQHAFVERERPVETWLTLAARALRNHDIFVSSAHVIEGVRLANALAAMRGRAHPGLSEVNEATEAVLCEGSDTRFGLIVRELVVGERLGSIPEHLPMVPLLADITKQQRSLRLKPDATAKQVTLDLRKPNDLAKSHLLHRLAVLDIPWGEPEMTSGQGTFKEAWTLQWLPEFAVKVVVSSVWGNTVCRACKAKLVDTAENATHLGEVTAAIEAALLGGVDEAVAPLLAILENKAAVDRDLTELMAALPALARSLRYGDVRRTDAGALGEVTTSLLRRVNVGLPATLTGLGPDAAAEMLVHVNAVTETVDLLDVDIREEWLTTITRLADRDDLHGSLVGRFVRIGVDGAVFTTTEAAHRMRRALSVGAPADEKSAWIEGFLSGSGLLLVHDTELLSVIDEWLIGLTATEFTDVLPLVRRTFSTFDAGIKRNIGHAVATAGATVHTEFAIDAERARPAVIAAAAIFARGIAHD; translated from the coding sequence GTGACCACCCACGTCCTGGGTGTTCGGCACCACGGCCCCGGTTCCGCCCGTGCCGTGGTGTCCGAGCTGGACCGCATCCGGCCCGACATCGTGGTGATCGAAGGTCCGGCCGACGCGAACGCGCTCACCACCGACGTCGATCACACCGACATGGTGCCGCCCGTGGCGATCATGGCCTATGCGGTCGACGATCCCGCGGTTTCGGCGTTCTGGCCGTTCGGCGGCTTCTCCCCGGAGTGGCAGGCGCTGCAGTGGGCCGCGCACAACCGCGTGCCGGTGCGGTTCTGTGATCTGCCCGCAGCCACCGTGCTGGCCCAGCGCGACGAGCGGCACGAGAGCGCATCGTTCGTGCGCATCGATCCGATCGGGGCGCTCGCCGATGCCGCGGGTTACGACGACCCAGAACGCTGGTGGGATGACGTTGTTGAATCTCGCACCGACGGAACCGGATTCGACGCGATCACCGAGGCAATGCGGACCGTGCGGGAGCTCGAACCCGCCGAGGACGATACGATCGAGCACCAGCGTGAAGCACACATGCGTCAGGTGATCCGGAAAGCAGTCAAGGAATTCACGACCGTGGTCGTGGTGTGCGGAGCCTGGCACGCACCCGCCTTGGCCGGAAAACTTCCCGCCGCGAGCGCTGATTCGGCATTGCTGCGGGGCCTGCCCAAGGTCAAGTGCGCGACGGTGTGGGTGCCGTGGACGCATTCACGGCTGGCCGCGGCGTCGGGCTACGGCGCGGGCGTCCGCTCGCCGGGCTGGTATCAGCACGCATTTGTCGAGCGCGAACGCCCGGTGGAAACGTGGCTCACGCTGGCGGCCAGGGCATTACGCAACCACGACATCTTCGTCTCCTCCGCACACGTGATCGAAGGCGTCCGGCTGGCCAACGCACTGGCCGCGATGCGGGGCCGGGCCCATCCCGGTTTGAGCGAGGTCAACGAGGCCACCGAAGCCGTGCTGTGCGAAGGTTCCGACACCCGGTTCGGGCTGATCGTGCGGGAGCTGGTGGTCGGGGAACGGCTCGGCAGCATTCCTGAACACCTGCCGATGGTGCCGCTGCTGGCCGACATCACCAAGCAGCAGCGCTCGTTGCGGCTCAAACCCGATGCCACTGCCAAGCAGGTCACGCTCGACCTACGCAAGCCGAACGACCTCGCCAAATCGCATCTGCTGCATCGGCTTGCCGTGCTCGACATTCCGTGGGGTGAGCCCGAGATGACCAGCGGCCAGGGCACGTTCAAGGAGGCCTGGACGCTGCAGTGGCTGCCCGAGTTCGCGGTGAAGGTCGTGGTGTCTTCGGTGTGGGGCAACACCGTGTGCCGCGCATGTAAAGCCAAACTGGTCGACACCGCCGAGAACGCGACTCATCTGGGTGAGGTGACCGCCGCGATCGAGGCTGCCCTGCTCGGCGGTGTCGACGAGGCCGTCGCACCGCTGCTGGCCATCCTGGAGAACAAGGCCGCAGTCGACCGCGATCTCACCGAGCTCATGGCGGCCCTGCCCGCGCTGGCCCGGTCGCTGCGCTACGGCGACGTGCGGCGCACCGACGCGGGCGCGCTGGGCGAGGTCACCACATCGTTGCTGCGCCGCGTCAACGTCGGGCTGCCCGCGACGCTGACCGGTCTGGGTCCGGACGCGGCCGCCGAGATGCTCGTGCACGTCAACGCCGTCACCGAAACCGTCGATCTGCTCGACGTCGATATCCGTGAGGAATGGCTCACCACCATCACGCGCCTGGCCGACCGGGACGACCTGCACGGCAGCCTGGTGGGCCGCTTCGTCCGGATCGGGGTCGACGGAGCGGTGTTCACCACCACCGAAGCGGCCCACCGCATGCGTCGCGCCCTGAGCGTCGGCGCGCCGGCCGACGAGAAGTCCGCCTGGATCGAGGGCTTCCTGTCCGGCAGCGGTCTGCTGTTGGTGCACGACACCGAGTTGCTCTCGGTGATCGACGAGTGGTTGATCGGTTTG